One window of Halopelagius longus genomic DNA carries:
- the dcd gene encoding dCTP deaminase — protein MILSDADILERLGAGDLVVDPIDDIDMQVQPASIDLRLGSEFLEFQRTNISCIHPNREDEVSKYVTETYVEEGEEFILHPGDFVLGTTKERVEIPDDLLATVEGRSSLGRLAIVIHATAGIVDPGYEGQITLELSNLGTAPVALTPGMRVSQLVFTELKRPADRPYGSERGSKYQNQAGPQASRIGDDPEFVDARERDAEEDR, from the coding sequence ATGATACTCTCCGACGCGGACATCCTCGAACGGTTGGGGGCGGGCGACCTCGTGGTGGACCCCATAGACGACATCGACATGCAGGTCCAACCCGCGAGCATCGACCTGCGCCTCGGCTCGGAGTTCCTGGAGTTCCAGCGGACGAACATCTCCTGTATCCACCCCAACCGGGAGGACGAGGTGAGCAAGTACGTCACCGAGACGTACGTCGAGGAGGGCGAGGAGTTCATCCTCCACCCCGGCGACTTCGTCCTCGGGACGACCAAAGAGCGAGTCGAGATTCCGGACGACCTGCTCGCGACCGTCGAGGGCCGGTCGTCGCTCGGCCGTCTGGCCATCGTCATCCACGCAACCGCGGGCATCGTCGACCCCGGTTACGAGGGACAGATAACGCTCGAACTGTCGAATCTCGGCACTGCGCCCGTCGCCCTGACGCCGGGGATGCGCGTCTCCCAACTCGTCTTTACGGAACTGAAACGGCCGGCAGACCGGCCGTACGGGTCCGAACGCGGCTCGAAGTACCAGAACCAGGCGGGACCGCAGGCCTCCCGAATCGGCGACGACCCCGAGTTCGTCGACGCGCGCGAACGCG